Proteins co-encoded in one Brassica oleracea var. oleracea cultivar TO1000 chromosome C4, BOL, whole genome shotgun sequence genomic window:
- the LOC106339147 gene encoding uncharacterized protein LOC106339147, giving the protein MEENAVDLRLPKRLFATDKFPRHRLNIYSRPNILAFLRHVLRDSPAFRKIGESSLGKLFDLPTRQIPVSWKLIHSLMSRQLLCNQEYTLWSVFGKDPLRFSLEEFGTITGLNCGGLPEGYEAPDHNRKGANKQKGAQKDLLWEQIVGKYNNITIADLADELENDTQMDEWRKIPLALIIIVDGMLITSQQTHRPTLRYVQMLEDVDTFLEFPWGRESFVHTIRCMRPPKFNKGKPVDNPVDLLRLKLKQESFRLTGFPLALQLLAFKAILMLQSKIPAPQNEQTIMDLTQPNLPNHPSIELDSVLQVEDNPTLLVTPLIPLVRGPQPMWGLWSNEKTYDKVTYMEQLKANNH; this is encoded by the exons ATGGAAG AAAACGCAGTAGATCTCCGTCTCCCCAAGAGGCTTTTCGCAACTGATAAATTCCCCCGACACCGTCTGAATATCTACTCTAGGCCGAACATTCTAGCTTTCCTCCGACATGTTCTTCGCGATTCTCCAGCGTTTCGTAAGATTGGAGAGTCTTCTTTAGGAAAGCTGTTTGATCTCCCCACTCGTCAAATTCCAGTTTCATGGAAGCTTATACACAGCCTTATGTCCCGTCAGTTGCTCTGCAATCAAGAATACACGCTCTGGTCTGTGTTTGGTAAAGACCCCCTTAGATTCAGCCTTGAAGAGTTTGGGACCATAACTGGCCTTAATTGTGGAGGTTTACCAGAGGGTTACGAAGCTCCTGACCACAACCGCAAAGGCGCAAACAAGCAGAAGGGGGCACAGAAAGATCTGTTATGGGAGCAGATTGTTGGCAAGTACAACAACATCACCATTGCAGACTTAGCTGACGAGCTTGAGAACGACACGCAAATGGATGAGTGGAGAAAGATCCCCCTTGCCCTCATCATCATTGTTGATGGAATGTTGATAACCTCCCAACAGACTCACCGCCCAACGCTTAGGTACGTTCAGATGCTGGAGGACGTTGATACTTTCCTCGAATTCCCCTGGGGGCGTGAATCTTTCGTGCACACTATACGCTGCATGAGACCACCTAAGTTCAACAAAGGCAAGCCCGTTGACAACCCAGTTGATTTGCTACGTCTGAAACTCAAACAAGAATCATTTCGTCTCACCGGGTTCCCACTAGCGCTGCAGTTACTCGCTTTCAAAGCCATACTTATGTTGCAGTCGAAGATCCCTGCTCCTCAAAATGAGCAGACAATAATGGACCTCACTCAGCCTAATCTACCAAACCATCCTTCGATTGAACTAGACTCAGTTTTACAAGTTGAAGATAATCCCACT CTGCTTGTGACACCACTTATCCCACTCGTGAGGGGACCACAACCAATGTGGGGGTTATGGTCCAATGAGAAGACATATGATAAGGTGACATACATGGAGCAGCTGAAAGCCAACAACCACTGA